One window from the genome of Rudanella lutea DSM 19387 encodes:
- a CDS encoding nuclease-related domain-containing DEAD/DEAH box helicase, giving the protein MLIPEELNADSSIGEKLVFYKFRADKQTDSYYVLHSLFITKHIKSVSGEVDFLVLAPGEGIFCLEVKHGKVSRDQGKWIFEDKNGKKTVSYKGPFRQVADTMHSLRNWLLSISESKPELHREISRLSFGWGVLFTSLDYFNEYGSEVEPWQVCTNQIMQIQISDFIKALARGWHEKYRGQFWYEESASRPTARICQDIMRLLRGDFSYNYREINRITDQEALIQEFTQEQFDVLDFTDYNKRCLIEGPAGTGKTVLAEELFRRKVNEGKKTALICYNRLLGLKIADNAKTLVPLMDKSYYAGSLHAFMLRQTGAEVKETHDFFSEVLPLEFLIHSESISENNLFDYIIIDEAQDLLTENYLDVIDSMLKGGLRNGAWCCFGDFTGQAIYLNEPAKALEYLGRRTTFARNPPLRINCRNTRRIADQNTLLTGVARAKLNTSLPDGDPVGIYFVSKETITDKVEEVIRILVQQKVPLTKITILSAHRWERTFLDSEYLNRKQKEGLALQTIHSYKGLENSVIILTGFNNLEDEIFRRLMYVGISRARVKLFIILDNEQKPVFSRLIAGNSSLLNS; this is encoded by the coding sequence ATGCTGATCCCTGAAGAACTGAACGCTGATTCCTCGATCGGAGAAAAGCTTGTATTCTATAAATTCCGTGCTGATAAGCAAACAGACTCCTATTATGTATTACACTCACTGTTCATAACCAAGCATATAAAGAGCGTATCCGGTGAAGTTGATTTCTTAGTACTTGCTCCAGGTGAGGGAATTTTCTGCTTAGAAGTTAAGCATGGAAAGGTAAGTCGTGATCAGGGAAAGTGGATATTTGAAGATAAAAACGGAAAGAAAACGGTTTCATACAAAGGTCCTTTTCGCCAGGTAGCCGACACAATGCACTCGCTTCGAAACTGGCTACTGTCCATTTCTGAGAGTAAACCGGAATTACATAGAGAGATTAGCAGGCTTTCATTTGGCTGGGGGGTGTTGTTTACTTCTCTGGACTATTTCAACGAATATGGATCAGAGGTCGAGCCTTGGCAAGTCTGCACGAACCAGATCATGCAAATTCAAATATCTGACTTTATAAAAGCACTTGCGCGTGGATGGCATGAAAAGTATAGAGGCCAGTTTTGGTATGAAGAGAGTGCATCCAGACCAACAGCCCGTATATGTCAGGATATTATGCGCCTGCTGCGGGGAGATTTTTCTTATAACTACCGGGAGATTAACCGCATCACTGATCAGGAAGCACTTATCCAAGAGTTTACTCAGGAACAGTTTGATGTACTGGATTTTACAGATTATAACAAGCGCTGTCTGATTGAAGGTCCAGCCGGGACAGGTAAAACGGTGCTGGCCGAAGAGTTATTCCGAAGGAAGGTGAATGAAGGGAAAAAAACAGCTTTGATATGCTATAATCGGCTCTTAGGTTTAAAGATCGCTGATAATGCCAAGACGCTGGTTCCACTGATGGACAAGTCATATTATGCAGGTTCACTTCATGCTTTTATGCTCAGGCAGACTGGAGCGGAGGTTAAGGAGACTCATGACTTTTTTTCAGAAGTTTTACCATTAGAGTTTTTGATTCATTCAGAGTCAATCTCTGAAAATAATCTTTTCGATTATATTATCATTGATGAGGCTCAGGATTTGTTGACAGAGAACTACCTTGATGTTATTGATTCCATGTTAAAGGGAGGGCTCAGAAATGGAGCATGGTGCTGTTTTGGGGACTTTACAGGACAGGCTATATACCTGAATGAACCGGCAAAAGCATTGGAATATTTGGGACGGCGGACAACATTTGCCAGAAATCCTCCATTAAGAATCAATTGCAGAAATACTCGGCGTATAGCCGATCAGAACACATTGCTTACAGGTGTTGCAAGGGCAAAGCTAAATACCTCGCTCCCCGATGGAGATCCGGTTGGAATATATTTTGTAAGCAAAGAAACTATTACGGATAAAGTTGAAGAGGTTATCAGAATACTTGTTCAGCAGAAAGTTCCGTTAACAAAAATCACTATCCTGTCTGCACATCGCTGGGAAAGAACTTTTCTTGACTCCGAGTATCTGAATCGGAAACAAAAGGAGGGCCTTGCTCTTCAGACGATCCACTCGTATAAAGGTCTTGAAAACTCCGTTATTATTCTTACCGGGTTCAATAATTTGGAGGACGAGATATTTCGTCGACTGATGTACGTGGGTATTTCTAGGGCACGGGTTAAATTATTTATTATTCTAGACAATGAGCAAAAACCTGTATTCAGTCGATTGATTGCGGGAAATAGCTCCTTACTTAATTCTTAA
- a CDS encoding helicase-related protein, with the protein MRDQLIQALQREVIGPDPHTQYLDPDTNEEVLLDKVHGAPWVRYGAGMLYPQGKSFETEADSGSDSSESTASDSPVELNGDPSASGNAGSGAETDTTEEPVGLAYQYKPSAMGFTASFSTSNTSAVVRITVRSAWYEQVTNRQFEEKKLTKEGEIVGRVSHGSLVKRKYWVRRPIPEFSIEYPVSALSNRGSVAEEFVPIPGATSEWLKLGVFNRSTKYDDRDGLITLTFTLTNCKLYRDSFDNSEILYQNELSVVTEKGVIQPYREKISTVDTEEEEELRLLYRKKRVYGIGHGCSVEWKADVDGNVERISSSFLPVYEIPPVDPTQHVELAMYDLSDLGDWGKAKENLCRLRDEYGAWIDGPGGLDSMADSLPDMYKNAAKKNIAKCRETHRRISRGVELLIDANDTDNLVRCFRWMNHAMLWQQQRSKAPQRKWVTNKNSIELPPLPGGLTQHESLLDFHKSSTSERPKGRWRPFQLAFILMNLEGIWNESSEERGLVDLIWFPTGGGKTEAYLGLTALTVFARRIRGSETRNFAPQSGTAILMRYTLRLLTTQQYERAASLICACELIRKKNQKFLGPDTISPNRTSNRISIGLWVGGDSTPNDRERAVSQYCALTAEKNSKAEYNFIVMKCPCCGAQIGRIDKPTSTVKVRGIHRTDGKGARVFFRCDNSECEFHLQELPLYVVDEDIYEYSPTLLLGTVDKFAMIPWKLESGSIFGFREHEDIISRVTPPELIVQDELHLISGPLGTVVGLYETLIQTLCTNFGRTHGPFFLQQDLNQGRPPKIVASSATISRAAEQVKALYASHRLHIFPSQGLDFGDTWFSKEMPIDADNPGRRYVGVLAPGYQSGQTTVVRTYSPILQKVKSIAARPDEKDYYWTLLGFFNSIRELGMASSLIYADVSEYLTVLQNRNLIDRSDSRRYLQLKELTSRINSSQIPQALKELEKSYGGEASKSIDVCLATNMIATGLDVPRLGLMYIHGQPKTTAEYIQASSRVGRTKQGPGLVVMLYSPNKPRDKSIYEQFQAYHSRIYAHVEPTSVTPFSIDARKRALHAVLIGLMRHFANDDLRKSPVLDLKGNLHHRSLYEWVSGVIRERVTLLDSEELKNTVLQIEKIVSRWQNGFQRYGDAANMQIKKHRIVPLMYAPGTDVPDEVVNKSLLTPTTMRGVDEEVYVSIYNPN; encoded by the coding sequence ATGCGTGACCAACTCATACAGGCACTGCAAAGGGAAGTCATCGGTCCTGATCCACATACACAATATTTAGATCCGGACACGAATGAAGAAGTGTTACTTGACAAAGTGCATGGCGCCCCATGGGTGCGTTATGGGGCTGGTATGCTTTATCCACAGGGAAAAAGCTTTGAAACTGAGGCTGATAGTGGTAGTGACAGTTCTGAGAGCACAGCAAGCGATTCTCCGGTAGAGCTTAATGGTGATCCGTCTGCGAGCGGTAATGCGGGAAGCGGTGCAGAGACTGATACTACTGAGGAACCGGTTGGCCTTGCATATCAGTACAAACCTTCGGCGATGGGTTTTACTGCTAGTTTCAGCACATCGAATACTTCGGCCGTTGTGCGTATCACTGTTCGTTCTGCATGGTACGAACAAGTTACAAACCGGCAGTTTGAGGAGAAAAAGCTGACAAAGGAAGGAGAGATTGTTGGCCGAGTTAGCCATGGTTCACTGGTAAAAAGAAAATACTGGGTACGTCGGCCTATACCTGAGTTTTCAATAGAATATCCTGTTAGTGCGCTTTCCAACCGGGGAAGTGTAGCAGAAGAATTTGTACCGATCCCGGGTGCGACTAGCGAATGGCTGAAGTTAGGCGTGTTTAATCGGAGCACAAAATACGATGACAGAGATGGTTTGATAACCCTGACATTTACACTTACGAACTGCAAACTCTATCGGGATAGCTTTGATAACAGTGAAATTCTTTATCAGAATGAGCTCAGTGTCGTAACTGAAAAAGGAGTTATTCAGCCGTATCGTGAAAAAATTTCAACGGTTGATACAGAAGAAGAAGAAGAGTTAAGGCTATTGTACCGAAAGAAGCGGGTATATGGCATTGGACATGGTTGTTCTGTTGAATGGAAAGCTGACGTGGATGGAAATGTAGAACGTATTAGTTCTTCCTTCCTTCCGGTTTATGAGATTCCACCTGTTGATCCAACCCAGCATGTTGAACTCGCTATGTATGACCTTTCGGATCTTGGCGACTGGGGTAAAGCAAAAGAAAACTTATGTCGGTTAAGAGACGAATACGGTGCTTGGATCGATGGGCCGGGTGGTTTGGATAGTATGGCAGATTCGTTGCCTGATATGTATAAGAATGCGGCTAAAAAGAACATTGCGAAATGCCGCGAGACCCACAGACGGATTAGCCGAGGGGTTGAGTTGTTGATTGATGCAAATGATACAGACAATCTTGTCAGATGCTTTAGATGGATGAACCACGCAATGCTGTGGCAACAACAGCGGTCAAAAGCTCCGCAACGAAAGTGGGTAACGAATAAGAATAGCATTGAGCTGCCACCTCTTCCCGGTGGACTCACGCAGCACGAAAGCCTTTTGGATTTTCATAAAAGTTCAACATCTGAAAGGCCAAAAGGTCGTTGGCGCCCTTTTCAATTGGCTTTTATTCTGATGAACCTTGAAGGTATCTGGAACGAATCGTCTGAGGAAAGAGGCTTGGTTGATCTAATCTGGTTCCCGACAGGAGGAGGCAAAACCGAAGCGTATCTTGGCCTGACTGCGTTAACAGTTTTTGCCCGGCGGATACGTGGTTCGGAAACCCGCAATTTCGCTCCCCAATCAGGGACTGCCATTTTAATGCGTTACACCTTACGTCTACTCACTACTCAACAGTATGAACGGGCGGCTTCGCTTATTTGCGCTTGTGAGTTAATCCGAAAGAAAAATCAGAAGTTTCTGGGCCCGGATACTATCTCTCCAAACCGGACTTCAAACCGGATCTCTATTGGTTTATGGGTAGGGGGGGATTCTACACCAAATGATCGGGAGAGGGCAGTTAGTCAGTACTGCGCCCTTACAGCCGAGAAAAATAGCAAGGCTGAGTATAACTTTATTGTTATGAAGTGTCCCTGTTGCGGGGCACAGATTGGCAGAATTGACAAACCAACAAGCACTGTAAAAGTTCGGGGGATTCACAGGACAGATGGAAAAGGGGCACGTGTGTTCTTCCGATGTGACAATTCAGAATGTGAGTTTCATTTACAAGAATTGCCGCTTTATGTCGTAGATGAAGATATTTATGAGTATTCACCTACACTCTTGCTTGGTACAGTCGATAAGTTTGCTATGATTCCTTGGAAGCTAGAGTCTGGTTCGATTTTTGGCTTCAGGGAGCATGAGGACATAATTAGTCGTGTGACTCCGCCTGAATTAATTGTTCAGGACGAACTTCACCTTATCTCCGGTCCACTCGGTACTGTTGTAGGTCTCTACGAAACACTGATTCAGACACTCTGCACTAACTTTGGTAGAACGCATGGACCATTCTTTTTACAACAAGATTTAAATCAGGGTAGACCTCCTAAAATAGTCGCATCTTCAGCTACAATAAGCAGAGCAGCAGAGCAAGTTAAAGCGCTGTATGCATCTCACCGGCTGCATATTTTTCCCTCTCAAGGACTTGATTTTGGTGATACTTGGTTTTCAAAGGAAATGCCGATTGATGCCGACAACCCTGGGCGACGCTACGTTGGTGTACTTGCCCCCGGATATCAGTCAGGTCAGACAACAGTGGTACGGACTTACTCACCTATTCTGCAAAAGGTCAAGTCGATTGCTGCCCGGCCGGATGAAAAAGATTACTACTGGACGCTGCTTGGCTTCTTCAACAGTATTCGGGAGCTTGGTATGGCGTCATCACTTATTTACGCTGACGTATCTGAATATCTGACTGTTTTGCAAAATCGTAATCTGATAGATCGATCTGATAGCCGAAGATACCTTCAGCTGAAAGAGTTGACGAGCCGGATTAACAGTAGTCAGATTCCTCAAGCACTGAAGGAGCTTGAAAAATCATATGGAGGAGAGGCTTCCAAATCCATCGATGTGTGCCTTGCTACCAATATGATTGCAACTGGCTTAGACGTTCCTAGGCTTGGGTTAATGTACATTCATGGGCAACCGAAAACAACTGCCGAATATATTCAAGCGAGTTCTCGTGTGGGGCGTACCAAACAGGGGCCAGGTCTTGTGGTGATGTTGTATAGCCCAAACAAGCCTCGCGATAAATCTATTTATGAGCAGTTTCAGGCATATCACAGTCGTATATACGCCCATGTTGAACCAACGTCAGTTACACCGTTCTCTATAGATGCACGTAAACGGGCGTTACATGCGGTGTTAATTGGCCTTATGCGTCACTTTGCAAATGACGATCTAAGGAAATCTCCGGTCCTAGATCTGAAAGGTAATCTACATCACAGATCTCTTTATGAATGGGTTTCCGGAGTTATACGTGAACGGGTAACTCTACTGGATAGTGAAGAACTCAAAAATACGGTTTTACAGATCGAAAAAATAGTTTCACGATGGCAGAACGGATTTCAGCGTTATGGTGATGCTGCCAATATGCAGATAAAAAAGCATAGAATCGTACCGTTAATGTATGCCCCGGGCACAGATGTTCCGGATGAGGTCGTTAATAAATCTTTGCTAACGCCTACAACTATGAGAGGAGTTGATGAGGAGGTATACGTTTCAATATATAACCCTAATTAA
- the drmB gene encoding DUF1998 domain-containing protein: protein MEKKRPIRSGQLLSPFGIGQMVNFPGDESLMICGLDAWDKILSDRQNHAGTDAVQLSGLTIKEDRLKALLNVSGFRKPYPYIDTKSQGVNTNLTIPAVRFPQWHYCTNCHKMREIPLEHSDSPKCLTTNCKGHMLPVRFVAVCSDGHIQDVPFREWVHYGFVPNDDHNHSLSYYAGSGSGDLSGIWIHCSCGAKRSLAGIMGEKALARLNIRDDQGDKNGDNDTRFYTCCGYRPWLGRTGIEDPQNCNNNLRVLIRGGSNIHYSVIRSALYLPGFGEQLNPISGVIIERIGKTQLEERRAQDVQGVVLEAVLGSQPEVISGQISFEELLKDVTAFLKEDDQSHGETNEETLRNEEYNYILAGRPSENADFKAQVKDFTDYVDSAFLSEYFEQVVLIERLRETRVFTGFTRVNPEDNRSKHQIITDLSLNEVTWLPAHVVYGEGVFLKFNAEKIDKWLQAPKVQAQAQQIIARYHDARRKRWSEYHERNLNPTFIMMHTFAHLLINRLCFNCGYGSSSLRERIYFSSEPNRRMNGILIYTSSGDSEGSMGGLVRQGREKNLAKLIREAVEDAQWCSSDPVCSDVGGKTGQGPDRVNGAACHNCSIVPETSCEEFNMLLDRAFVVNTARQTNTGYFAI, encoded by the coding sequence ATGGAGAAAAAAAGACCTATACGTTCCGGTCAGCTTTTAAGCCCCTTTGGAATAGGGCAAATGGTTAACTTCCCGGGCGATGAATCTTTAATGATATGTGGTCTTGACGCATGGGACAAGATACTGAGTGACAGACAAAACCATGCTGGCACGGATGCTGTGCAATTGTCCGGGCTCACCATTAAGGAAGACCGTTTAAAGGCTTTGCTAAATGTTTCTGGTTTCAGAAAGCCATATCCATACATTGATACCAAAAGCCAAGGAGTAAATACAAACCTAACGATACCGGCGGTTCGCTTTCCACAATGGCATTATTGTACTAATTGCCATAAAATGCGTGAAATTCCTCTCGAACATTCTGACTCTCCAAAGTGCCTCACTACAAACTGCAAGGGGCATATGCTTCCCGTTCGTTTTGTCGCTGTTTGCTCTGATGGTCATATTCAGGATGTTCCTTTTAGAGAGTGGGTACACTACGGTTTTGTTCCTAATGATGACCATAATCACAGTTTAAGCTATTATGCAGGTTCAGGATCAGGTGACCTGAGTGGTATCTGGATACATTGTAGTTGCGGGGCTAAACGGAGTTTAGCTGGTATTATGGGTGAAAAGGCTTTGGCACGATTAAATATTCGGGATGATCAGGGTGATAAAAATGGGGATAATGATACCCGATTTTACACCTGCTGCGGGTACAGACCATGGCTTGGACGAACCGGTATAGAGGATCCGCAAAACTGCAACAACAACCTTCGGGTGCTCATTAGAGGGGGATCAAATATTCACTATTCAGTTATTCGCTCCGCATTGTATTTACCAGGTTTTGGGGAACAGCTTAATCCGATTTCTGGGGTAATTATTGAACGAATAGGAAAAACTCAGTTAGAAGAGCGGAGAGCACAAGATGTTCAAGGAGTGGTTTTGGAAGCTGTCCTTGGTTCTCAGCCGGAAGTAATTAGTGGGCAGATTTCTTTTGAAGAATTGCTGAAAGATGTGACTGCTTTTCTTAAAGAAGACGATCAATCTCATGGGGAAACCAATGAGGAGACTTTAAGGAATGAGGAGTATAACTATATATTAGCTGGTAGGCCATCTGAAAATGCCGATTTTAAAGCACAGGTTAAAGATTTCACTGATTATGTTGACTCAGCTTTTCTTTCGGAATACTTTGAGCAAGTTGTACTAATTGAGCGACTACGCGAAACTCGTGTTTTTACCGGTTTTACAAGAGTAAATCCAGAAGACAATCGTAGTAAACACCAAATCATTACAGACCTAAGCCTTAATGAAGTAACATGGCTACCCGCTCATGTAGTATATGGTGAGGGGGTGTTTTTAAAGTTCAATGCTGAGAAGATAGACAAATGGTTGCAAGCTCCTAAGGTTCAAGCGCAAGCTCAACAAATTATTGCTCGATATCATGATGCCCGCCGTAAGCGATGGTCAGAGTATCATGAACGTAACCTGAATCCTACGTTCATAATGATGCATACCTTTGCCCACTTGCTTATAAACAGATTATGTTTTAACTGTGGTTATGGGTCTTCATCTCTTAGGGAAAGAATATATTTCAGCAGTGAACCAAATAGACGTATGAATGGCATTCTAATTTACACTTCATCGGGGGATTCTGAAGGGTCTATGGGGGGGCTGGTCAGACAGGGACGGGAAAAAAACTTGGCTAAGCTTATCAGAGAGGCTGTAGAGGATGCACAATGGTGTTCATCTGATCCCGTTTGCTCAGATGTCGGAGGAAAGACAGGACAGGGCCCCGACCGCGTTAATGGAGCAGCCTGTCATAACTGCTCAATTGTTCCTGAAACTAGCTGTGAGGAGTTCAACATGCTCCTTGATCGTGCATTTGTAGTTAATACTGCCCGACAAACTAATACTGGCTACTTTGCTATATGA
- a CDS encoding DNA cytosine methyltransferase encodes MNYIDLFAGAGGLSEGFIKAGFNPVAHVEMDKAACDTLRTRMAFHYLKRKGKIELYNQYLQQQISRNQFYKNIPVHLLESVIHAEIDDKTIESVFSKIDHLRKGSEINLIVGGPPCQAYSTVGRSKINSLENRHVSDDVRYSLYKQYGRFLQRYQPACFVFENVLGLLSAENGTLITKISKFFESECGYKTQWQVLEANKYGVLQVRKRVILIGRRGNDSFDYPEPDTITRQRDWTVGDALLADLEPLSPGEEKHISSYTTEKASSYLSTFGIRSDSNFVTQHITRAHNERDLAIYKLAIEKWQSRLRLKYTDVPEKLRTHKNLNAFLDRYKVVDPQGLCHTVVAHLSKDGHYYIYPNKDQIRSISVREAARIQSFPDDFYFEGGRTAAYRQIGNAVPPLLAECIANRLRKTFFQERCELHSANDTVVTPI; translated from the coding sequence ATGAATTACATCGATTTATTTGCTGGTGCCGGAGGCTTGTCAGAAGGGTTTATAAAAGCTGGTTTTAATCCTGTCGCACACGTAGAAATGGATAAAGCAGCATGCGATACGCTTCGTACACGAATGGCATTTCATTACCTCAAGAGAAAAGGAAAAATTGAACTGTATAATCAGTACCTGCAGCAGCAAATTTCAAGAAATCAGTTTTATAAAAATATTCCGGTACATCTACTGGAGTCTGTGATTCATGCTGAAATAGACGACAAAACTATAGAATCTGTTTTCAGCAAAATAGATCACCTTCGCAAGGGCTCTGAGATTAATCTGATAGTGGGGGGGCCTCCATGTCAGGCTTACTCTACTGTTGGCAGATCTAAAATCAACAGCCTGGAGAATCGACATGTGAGTGATGATGTTCGGTACAGTCTCTATAAACAGTATGGCAGATTTCTACAGCGGTATCAGCCAGCTTGTTTTGTATTTGAAAATGTGCTGGGTCTTTTATCTGCCGAAAATGGTACACTCATTACCAAGATAAGCAAGTTTTTCGAAAGCGAATGTGGCTATAAGACACAATGGCAGGTTCTGGAAGCGAATAAATACGGTGTCCTTCAGGTACGCAAACGGGTAATTTTGATTGGTCGCAGAGGTAATGACTCATTTGACTATCCGGAGCCAGATACTATTACACGGCAAAGAGACTGGACCGTAGGTGATGCTTTACTGGCTGATCTGGAACCATTGTCACCTGGAGAGGAAAAACATATTTCGAGCTACACAACCGAGAAAGCAAGCAGCTATCTATCAACATTTGGAATACGTTCTGACAGCAATTTTGTGACTCAGCATATAACACGGGCACACAATGAAAGAGATCTGGCTATTTATAAGCTGGCCATTGAGAAGTGGCAGTCTCGTCTGCGATTAAAATACACCGATGTCCCCGAAAAGCTCAGAACACATAAAAATCTCAACGCCTTTTTGGACAGATACAAGGTGGTTGACCCTCAAGGCCTTTGTCACACTGTAGTGGCTCACCTTTCCAAAGACGGACACTATTACATTTACCCAAACAAAGATCAAATACGATCAATCTCTGTTCGAGAAGCAGCCCGTATTCAATCTTTTCCTGATGACTTCTACTTTGAAGGTGGGCGAACGGCTGCTTACAGACAGATAGGAAACGCTGTACCTCCTTTGCTTGCCGAATGCATAGCAAATCGATTAAGAAAAACGTTTTTTCAGGAGCGCTGTGAGTTGCATTCAGCAAACGATACGGTGGTTACCCCAATCTAA
- a CDS encoding very short patch repair endonuclease, translated as MADVQTPEQRSFNMSRVKSKDTKPELMVRKFLHAHGFRYRLHDKKLPGKPDIVLPKYKTVIFVHGCFYHGHEGCRYFVVPKTRTEWWLDKINSNKSRDKHNSQSIRDLGWNIISIYECRLKAKTKDQTLLDLLEFLNSLINV; from the coding sequence ATGGCAGATGTACAGACACCGGAACAGCGCAGCTTTAACATGAGCCGCGTAAAGAGTAAGGACACCAAGCCAGAGTTAATGGTAAGGAAGTTCCTACACGCGCACGGATTCCGTTATAGGTTGCACGACAAAAAATTACCCGGTAAACCTGATATAGTGCTGCCCAAGTATAAAACGGTCATTTTTGTACATGGCTGTTTTTATCATGGGCATGAAGGATGCAGGTATTTTGTAGTTCCCAAGACCCGTACAGAGTGGTGGCTTGATAAGATTAACTCAAACAAATCACGAGACAAACACAACTCTCAGTCAATCAGAGACTTGGGCTGGAATATAATATCCATCTATGAGTGCAGGCTTAAAGCAAAGACGAAAGATCAGACCCTTTTAGATTTATTAGAATTCCTTAACTCTTTGATAAACGTATAA
- a CDS encoding transposase: protein MCPLKRIVEAIFYLTKNGIIWRDLPEGFPPWRTVYWYFRKWSKGDTWVIIANELILSHRLEVDK from the coding sequence ATTTGCCCGCTTAAACGGATTGTTGAAGCCATCTTTTACTTGACCAAAAACGGGATTATCTGGCGCGACTTACCCGAAGGCTTTCCGCCCTGGCGGACCGTTTATTGGTATTTTAGGAAGTGGAGCAAAGGTGACACCTGGGTGATAATTGCCAACGAGTTGATACTAAGCCATCGACTTGAGGTTGACAAATAG
- a CDS encoding IS5 family transposase (programmed frameshift), giving the protein MRRYEITEQEWTKITPLLPGQAGSAGRKALDNRLFINAVLWIARSGAPWRDLPERFGNWNSNYRRFRRWAQAGVWKQVFDALQEPDLDWVMIDSTTVRAHQQAAGQKKVVSSKQALGRSRGGLTTKIHALVDALGNPIRIELSPGHAGDAPCAATLLADCEAFAVIADKAYDADWLLEGLAHNGCDAIIPSKVNRVEQRVIDENLYADRNKIERYFNRLKQYRRVATRYEKTASSFLAMVHLASSMILLL; this is encoded by the exons ATGAGACGCTATGAGATCACCGAGCAGGAATGGACTAAAATCACCCCTCTTCTACCAGGACAGGCAGGCTCAGCAGGCCGAAAAGCACTCGATAACCGCTTGTTTATCAACGCCGTGCTCTGGATTGCCCGCTCGGGTGCGCCTTGGCGCGACTTGCCTGAACGCTTCGGCAATTGGAACAGCAACTACCGACGATTTCGGCGCTGGGCTCAGGCTGGGGTGTGGAAACAGGTCTTTGATGCCCTGCAAGAGCCCGACCTGGATTGGGTAATGATTGACTCGACAACGGTGCGAGCTCATCAACAGGCTGCTGGGCAAAAAAAAGTAGTCTCCAGCA AACAAGCATTAGGCCGCTCACGGGGCGGCTTGACCACAAAAATTCATGCTCTGGTGGATGCCTTAGGCAATCCTATCCGCATTGAGTTAAGTCCTGGCCATGCGGGTGATGCGCCTTGCGCAGCCACCTTACTGGCTGACTGTGAGGCTTTTGCTGTGATTGCCGATAAGGCTTATGATGCCGATTGGTTGCTGGAAGGGTTGGCCCACAACGGTTGTGACGCGATCATTCCCTCCAAAGTGAATCGGGTGGAGCAGCGGGTAATCGATGAGAATTTGTACGCTGATCGCAACAAGATTGAACGCTATTTTAACCGCTTGAAACAGTATCGCCGGGTAGCAACTCGCTACGAAAAAACAGCCAGCAGCTTCTTGGCGATGGTTCATCTGGCTTCAAGTATGATTTTGTTGCTCTGA
- a CDS encoding transposase, producing MSTHSRTTRQVGFDGGKLIKGRKRFLMVDTMGHLLWTDVRPANVTNSKAGVLLWEQAEHLIPLLDDLVLL from the coding sequence TTGTCCACACACTCTAGGACTACTCGACAAGTAGGATTTGATGGAGGCAAGTTGATCAAAGGACGCAAACGGTTTTTGATGGTCGATACGATGGGGCACTTGTTGTGGACAGACGTGCGCCCTGCTAACGTAACCAATAGCAAGGCAGGGGTATTACTCTGGGAGCAAGCCGAGCATCTCATCCCCTTGCTGGACGATTTGGTCTTGCTGTAG